A single region of the Actinoplanes sp. SE50/110 genome encodes:
- a CDS encoding ABC-F family ATP-binding cassette domain-containing protein, producing MITATGLELRAGARILLSPTTLRVQPGDRIGLVGRNGAGKTTTLKVLAGEGIPYAGQVERTSEIGYLPQDPRTGDLNVTGRDRVLSARGLDSILAEMQKLEVQLEESSEEKLVRRYGQLEDQFSALGGYGAEAEAARICANLGLPDRALAQTIGTLSGGQRRRIELARILFANSGQNGKGILLLDEPTNHLDQDSIAWLRGYMAQHKGGLIVISHDVELLDAAVNKVWYLDANRAVVDMYNMGWKTYLEARETDERRRRRERANAEKKAGALMAQADKMRAKATKTVAAQNMAKRAEKLLGGLEEVRSSDKVAKVRFPSPAPCGKTPLTGHGLSKSYGSLEIFADVDVAVDRGSRVAILGLNGAGKTTLLRILGGMLQSDTGEVRAGHGLRLGYYAQEHETLDVDRTILDHMRSAGSEQTDTELRKILGAFLFSGDDVDKPAGVLSGGEKTRLALATLVCSGANVLLLDEPTNNLDPVSREQVLDAIANYPGAIVLVTHDAGCVQALKPDRAILLPDGDEDAWSDDLLELVELA from the coding sequence ATGATCACCGCCACCGGACTGGAACTTCGCGCCGGAGCACGGATCCTGCTGTCCCCGACCACCCTACGGGTTCAGCCCGGCGACCGGATCGGCCTGGTCGGCCGTAACGGCGCGGGCAAGACCACCACGCTGAAGGTGCTGGCCGGCGAGGGCATCCCCTACGCCGGTCAGGTGGAGCGGACCAGCGAGATCGGCTACCTGCCGCAGGACCCGCGCACCGGTGACCTGAACGTGACCGGCCGCGACCGGGTGCTCTCCGCCCGCGGGCTGGACAGCATCCTGGCCGAGATGCAGAAGCTCGAGGTCCAGCTGGAGGAGAGCTCGGAGGAGAAGCTGGTCCGGCGCTACGGCCAGCTGGAGGACCAGTTCTCCGCGCTCGGTGGCTACGGCGCCGAGGCCGAGGCCGCCCGGATCTGTGCCAACCTGGGGCTGCCCGACCGCGCGCTGGCCCAGACGATCGGCACCCTCTCCGGCGGTCAGCGCCGCCGGATCGAGCTGGCCCGCATCCTGTTCGCCAACTCCGGGCAGAACGGCAAGGGCATCCTGCTGCTCGACGAGCCGACCAACCACCTCGACCAGGACTCGATCGCCTGGCTGCGCGGCTACATGGCGCAGCACAAGGGCGGCCTGATCGTGATCAGCCACGACGTCGAGCTGCTCGACGCCGCGGTCAACAAGGTGTGGTATCTGGACGCCAACCGCGCGGTCGTCGACATGTACAACATGGGCTGGAAGACGTATCTGGAGGCCCGCGAGACCGACGAGCGCCGCCGCCGCCGTGAGCGCGCCAACGCGGAGAAGAAGGCCGGCGCCCTGATGGCCCAGGCCGACAAGATGCGTGCCAAGGCCACCAAGACGGTCGCCGCGCAGAACATGGCCAAGCGCGCCGAGAAACTGCTCGGTGGCCTGGAGGAGGTGCGCAGCTCCGACAAGGTGGCGAAGGTGCGGTTCCCCAGCCCGGCCCCGTGCGGCAAGACCCCGCTGACCGGGCACGGCCTGTCGAAGTCGTACGGCTCGCTGGAGATCTTCGCCGATGTCGACGTGGCCGTGGACCGCGGCTCGCGGGTCGCCATCCTGGGTCTCAACGGTGCCGGCAAGACCACTCTGCTGCGGATCCTGGGCGGCATGCTGCAGTCCGACACCGGTGAGGTGCGCGCCGGGCACGGCCTGCGGCTGGGCTACTACGCCCAGGAGCACGAGACGCTGGACGTGGACCGCACGATCCTGGACCACATGCGCAGCGCCGGTTCGGAGCAGACCGACACCGAGCTCCGCAAGATCCTGGGCGCGTTCCTCTTCTCGGGTGACGACGTCGACAAGCCGGCCGGCGTGCTCTCCGGCGGGGAGAAGACCCGGCTGGCGCTGGCCACCCTGGTCTGTTCCGGGGCGAACGTGCTGCTGCTCGACGAGCCGACGAACAACCTCGACCCGGTCAGCCGGGAGCAGGTGCTCGACGCGATCGCCAACTACCCGGGCGCGATCGTGCTGGTCACCCACGATGCCGGCTGCGTGCAGGCGCTGAAGCCGGACCGGGCGATCCTGCTGCCCGACGGCGACGAGGACGCCTGGAGCGACGATCTGCTGGAGCTCGTCGAGCTCGCCTGA
- a CDS encoding serine protein kinase RIO, which produces MREHDTYGPTTMRRGRRKFDDDEASFVKSGRLEPALKEDPDLPEVGDNWSSWDGALHGPQPRPDWVRTEHGAVDTELGVLKTGKEADVFLVRRWLPATGETSMLAAKRYRDGEHRMFHRDAGYLEGRRVRRSREMRAMTNRTAFGKEMIAGQWAAAEFDALGRLWQIGQESGLVCVPYPVQLSGTEVMLEFIGDWETGEAAPRLAQLRSGDGDLESLWQQMTDALSVLARAQVAHGDLSPYNTLVRDGRLVLIDLPQIVDVVANPRGAEFIARDVTNVAGWFRSRGLPVDPEALTARLLFEAGLQ; this is translated from the coding sequence GTGCGCGAGCACGACACCTACGGTCCGACGACGATGCGCCGTGGCCGCCGCAAGTTCGATGATGACGAAGCAAGCTTTGTGAAATCCGGCCGGCTGGAGCCGGCCCTCAAAGAGGATCCCGACCTGCCCGAGGTCGGTGACAACTGGTCCAGCTGGGACGGTGCTCTGCACGGTCCGCAGCCCCGGCCTGACTGGGTGCGCACCGAGCACGGCGCGGTCGACACCGAGCTGGGTGTGCTGAAAACCGGTAAGGAAGCGGATGTCTTCCTGGTCCGGCGGTGGCTGCCGGCGACCGGGGAGACCAGCATGCTGGCCGCCAAACGGTACCGGGACGGCGAGCACCGGATGTTCCATCGGGATGCCGGCTATCTCGAAGGCCGCCGGGTGCGTCGTTCCCGGGAGATGCGGGCGATGACGAACCGGACCGCGTTCGGCAAGGAGATGATCGCCGGTCAGTGGGCGGCCGCCGAGTTCGACGCGCTCGGCCGGCTGTGGCAGATCGGGCAGGAGAGCGGCCTGGTCTGTGTGCCGTACCCGGTGCAGCTGTCCGGCACCGAGGTGATGCTGGAATTCATCGGCGACTGGGAGACCGGCGAGGCCGCCCCGCGGCTGGCCCAGCTCCGCTCCGGGGACGGCGACCTGGAAAGTCTGTGGCAGCAGATGACCGACGCACTGTCGGTGCTGGCCCGCGCCCAGGTGGCCCACGGCGACCTGTCGCCGTACAACACCCTGGTCCGCGACGGCCGTCTGGTCCTGATCGACCTGCCCCAGATCGTCGACGTGGTCGCGAATCCGCGCGGTGCCGAGTTCATCGCCCGGGACGTCACCAACGTCGCCGGCTGGTTCCGTTCGCGGGGACTCCCGGTCGATCCGGAAGCGCTGACCGCCCGCCTGCTGTTCGAGGCGGGCCTGCAGTGA
- a CDS encoding helix-turn-helix domain-containing protein: MSAVGQLLRTWRDERRLSQLDLSGRAGVSARHLSFVETGRSRPTREMILRLAEELDVPLRHRNELLLAGGFAPAFTESDLDGPPLAVVLDGLRQVLAGHGPCPAVLVDRHWTMVDANAAIDRFTRDCAPELLEPPVNVLRLALHPDGLAPRIENLAEWRTHLLHRLDRQAAATGDPVLRGLRAELAGYPGGELTGEPVGVVVPLRYAGLNFFSITAVLGTPRDVTLSELAIEAFLPADAATATALRE, encoded by the coding sequence ATGAGCGCGGTCGGGCAGTTGTTGCGGACGTGGCGGGACGAGCGCCGCCTGAGTCAACTCGACCTGTCCGGCCGGGCCGGTGTCTCCGCCCGCCACCTGTCCTTCGTGGAGACCGGGCGCTCCCGGCCGACCCGGGAGATGATCCTGCGTCTGGCGGAGGAGCTCGACGTACCGCTGCGCCATCGCAACGAGTTGCTGCTGGCCGGCGGTTTCGCGCCGGCCTTCACCGAGTCGGACCTGGACGGCCCGCCGCTGGCGGTGGTCCTCGACGGGCTGCGGCAGGTGCTGGCCGGGCACGGGCCGTGCCCGGCGGTGCTGGTCGATCGACACTGGACGATGGTCGACGCGAACGCCGCGATCGACCGCTTCACCCGCGACTGCGCCCCCGAGCTGCTGGAGCCGCCGGTGAACGTGCTGCGTCTGGCGCTGCACCCGGACGGTCTGGCGCCGAGGATCGAGAATCTCGCCGAATGGCGGACGCATCTGCTGCACCGCCTGGACCGGCAGGCCGCCGCGACCGGTGATCCGGTGCTGCGCGGGCTGCGTGCCGAACTGGCCGGCTATCCGGGTGGCGAGCTGACCGGCGAGCCGGTCGGCGTGGTGGTCCCGTTGCGGTATGCCGGGCTGAACTTCTTCAGCATCACCGCGGTGCTCGGCACGCCCCGCGACGTGACCCTGTCGGAGCTGGCCATCGAGGCGTTCCTGCCGGCGGACGCCGCGACCGCGACCGCGCTGCGTGAATAG
- a CDS encoding ABC transporter ATP-binding protein, whose protein sequence is MTSWNMLRSIQSADKVAKHQIKPGTSRRILRFAEPYRRDIAVFLVAVVFDAVIGVATPLLAGNVINAITRGGPAASVTVIRIALFIAGLAIADALLSLAQRWYSARIGEGVILSLRTRVYDHVQRMPLQFFTRTQTGALVSRLNNDVVGAQRAFTSTISGVLSNVIQLVLTAVVMVSLSWPITVLSLALLPAFIIPARRVGKRLAEITRESYNLDAKMNATMTERFNVSGALLVKLFGRPDTEAAKFGERAARVRDIGVQQAMFSRTFFVAMLLVASLAQALTYGLGGWLAVRGDVSAGTVVTLALLLTRLYGPLTALSNVRVDVMSALVSFDRVFEVLDLAPGIAEKPDATPIPAGAGRIEFRDVRFRYPSAAEVSLATLEDVATLDRTENTPVLHGVDFTVEPGQLVALVGPSGAGKSTTSMLVSRVYDVTGGAVLVGDVDVRDATLDSLRDTVGVVTQDSHLFHETIAENLRYARPDATEEQMWAALAGAQVGDLVRGLPDGLDTVVGERGYRFSGGEKQRIAIARLLLKQPSIVILDEATAHLDSESEAAVQRALSTALRGRTALVIAHRLSTIREADLIVVLDQGRVVERGTHEQLVNAGGLYADLYRTQFAGASATYPEEDIEIVTVPAGTVEP, encoded by the coding sequence ATGACCAGCTGGAACATGCTGCGATCGATCCAGAGTGCCGACAAGGTGGCGAAACACCAGATCAAGCCGGGCACCAGCCGGCGGATCCTGCGCTTCGCCGAGCCGTACCGGCGCGACATCGCGGTCTTCCTGGTGGCCGTGGTCTTCGACGCGGTGATCGGGGTGGCCACCCCGCTGCTGGCCGGCAACGTGATCAACGCGATCACCCGCGGTGGTCCCGCGGCGTCCGTCACGGTGATCCGGATCGCCCTGTTCATCGCCGGCCTGGCGATCGCCGACGCGCTGCTCTCCCTCGCCCAGCGCTGGTATTCGGCGCGGATCGGCGAGGGCGTCATCCTCAGCCTGCGCACCCGCGTGTACGACCACGTACAGCGGATGCCGTTGCAGTTCTTCACCCGCACCCAGACCGGTGCGCTGGTCAGCCGGCTCAACAACGACGTGGTCGGCGCGCAACGGGCGTTCACCTCGACCATCTCCGGGGTGCTCAGCAACGTCATCCAGCTGGTGCTGACCGCGGTGGTGATGGTCAGTCTGTCCTGGCCGATCACCGTGCTGTCCCTGGCTCTGCTGCCGGCGTTCATCATCCCGGCCCGCCGGGTGGGCAAGCGGCTCGCCGAGATCACCCGCGAGTCGTACAACCTCGACGCCAAGATGAACGCCACGATGACCGAACGCTTCAACGTCTCCGGGGCGCTGCTGGTCAAACTGTTCGGCCGCCCGGACACGGAAGCCGCCAAGTTCGGCGAACGCGCCGCCAGGGTCCGCGACATCGGCGTACAGCAGGCCATGTTCTCCCGCACCTTCTTCGTCGCCATGCTGCTGGTCGCGTCGCTGGCGCAGGCCCTGACGTACGGGCTGGGCGGCTGGCTCGCGGTCCGCGGCGACGTCTCGGCCGGCACCGTGGTGACCCTGGCGCTGCTGCTCACCCGGCTGTACGGGCCGCTGACCGCGCTCAGCAACGTGCGGGTCGACGTGATGAGCGCGCTGGTCTCCTTCGACCGGGTGTTCGAGGTGCTCGACCTGGCGCCGGGCATCGCCGAGAAGCCCGACGCCACCCCCATCCCGGCCGGGGCCGGCCGGATCGAGTTCCGCGACGTCCGGTTCCGCTACCCCAGCGCGGCCGAGGTGTCCCTGGCCACCCTGGAGGACGTGGCCACCCTGGACCGCACCGAGAACACCCCGGTGCTGCACGGCGTCGACTTCACCGTCGAACCCGGACAGTTGGTCGCCCTGGTCGGTCCGTCCGGCGCCGGCAAATCCACCACCTCCATGCTGGTGTCCCGGGTGTACGACGTGACCGGCGGTGCCGTCCTGGTCGGCGACGTCGACGTCCGCGACGCCACCCTCGACTCGCTGCGCGACACGGTCGGGGTGGTCACCCAGGACTCGCACCTGTTCCACGAGACGATCGCCGAGAATCTGCGGTACGCCCGGCCGGACGCCACCGAGGAGCAGATGTGGGCGGCCCTGGCCGGGGCGCAGGTCGGTGACCTGGTCCGCGGCCTGCCCGACGGTCTGGACACGGTGGTGGGGGAGCGCGGCTACCGCTTCTCCGGCGGCGAGAAGCAGCGCATCGCGATCGCCCGGCTGCTGCTCAAACAGCCGTCGATCGTGATCCTCGACGAGGCCACCGCCCATCTCGACAGCGAGTCCGAGGCGGCCGTGCAGCGGGCCCTGTCCACCGCCTTGAGGGGGCGGACCGCGCTGGTCATCGCCCACCGGCTCTCCACGATCCGGGAAGCCGACCTGATCGTCGTCCTCGACCAGGGGCGGGTCGTCGAACGCGGCACCCACGAACAGTTGGTGAACGCGGGCGGCCTCTACGCCGACCTGTACCGCACCCAGTTCGCGGGGGCCTCGGCCACCTACCCGGAGGAGGACATCGAGATCGTCACCGTCCCGGCCGGCACGGTCGAACCCTAG
- a CDS encoding HAD family hydrolase — protein MPLVFLALDDTLLDRSGAFRLWAKGFLDEIGASQDDLDWLVAVDADGLTSRWDLADQILDRYQLRVPAIDLVDELHEGPLTYERLDPMVGCALEIAADAGLVPVVVTNGTTDQCEGRIRRTGLDRYVADWVISEQAGVSKPNPRIFALAAQRVRMRLAGAWVLGDSPEADIGGAAALGLPSVWLHRGREWMDTRFAPTRTVGNVIQGISAIMATRS, from the coding sequence GTGCCTCTAGTCTTCCTCGCCCTGGACGACACCCTGCTCGACCGCAGCGGTGCGTTCCGGCTGTGGGCGAAAGGCTTCCTCGACGAGATCGGCGCCTCGCAAGACGATCTTGACTGGCTGGTCGCCGTGGACGCGGACGGCCTCACCTCCCGGTGGGACCTCGCCGACCAGATCCTCGACCGCTACCAGCTCCGGGTCCCCGCCATCGACCTCGTCGACGAACTCCACGAAGGCCCGCTCACCTACGAACGCCTCGACCCGATGGTCGGCTGCGCCCTGGAGATCGCCGCCGACGCCGGCCTCGTCCCGGTCGTCGTCACCAACGGGACCACCGACCAGTGCGAAGGCCGCATCCGCCGCACCGGCCTCGACCGCTATGTCGCCGATTGGGTGATTTCTGAGCAGGCCGGGGTGAGCAAACCCAACCCGCGGATCTTCGCCCTCGCCGCCCAGCGCGTCCGCATGCGCCTCGCCGGCGCATGGGTCCTCGGCGACAGCCCGGAAGCCGACATCGGCGGCGCCGCGGCTCTCGGGCTGCCCAGCGTGTGGCTGCATCGGGGGCGCGAATGGATGGACACACGCTTCGCTCCGACCCGCACGGTGGGCAACGTCATCCAGGGAATCTCGGCGATCATGGCGACGCGCTCCTGA
- a CDS encoding DUF2630 family protein, whose product MTDDNSVLNRIHGLVEEEHQLRSELGQGKISSTEEHARLKELEEALDQCWDLLRRRRAARETGNDPEAEKAHSVSEVESYLQ is encoded by the coding sequence ATGACGGATGACAACAGCGTGCTGAACCGCATTCACGGCCTGGTCGAGGAGGAGCACCAGCTCCGCAGCGAGCTGGGCCAGGGCAAGATTTCCTCGACCGAGGAGCACGCCCGCCTCAAGGAGCTGGAAGAGGCTCTCGACCAGTGCTGGGACCTGCTGCGCCGGCGCCGGGCCGCCCGGGAGACCGGCAACGACCCGGAGGCGGAGAAGGCGCACAGCGTCAGCGAGGTGGAGAGCTACCTGCAGTGA
- a CDS encoding helix-turn-helix domain-containing protein produces MAATGTATSTEKGRRIVGSERQSLAKDLVKRYTSGESIRALAASTGRSYGFVHRVLTESGVQLRQRGGARRRKKA; encoded by the coding sequence ATGGCAGCCACTGGCACAGCTACCAGTACTGAGAAGGGTCGTCGAATCGTCGGTAGCGAGCGGCAGTCGCTCGCCAAGGACCTGGTGAAGCGTTACACCTCGGGCGAGAGCATCCGGGCGCTTGCCGCTTCCACCGGCCGTTCCTATGGATTCGTCCACCGCGTGCTCACCGAATCCGGTGTGCAGTTGCGCCAGCGTGGCGGCGCCCGCCGCCGCAAGAAGGCGTGA
- a CDS encoding SDR family oxidoreductase, which produces MDLGLAGRVFILTGASRGLGFATAQALVADGARVVISSRDERNVADAVAGLGGPEHAVGVTADLADPGTPRELVDVTSERYGRLDGALISVGGPMRGTAAGLTDEQWTAGFETVFLGSVRAARTFAAALPEGGAIGLVLSTSVKSPLTGLGLSNGLRPGLAMVAKDMADEFAPRGVRVLSLLPGRIMTDRNRELFQATGDAATAAAEAAASVPLGRLGEPAEFGRVAAFLLSPAASYLTGIAVPVDGGALRTL; this is translated from the coding sequence ATGGATCTCGGGCTGGCTGGTCGCGTCTTCATTCTCACCGGCGCCTCGCGGGGGCTGGGTTTCGCCACCGCGCAGGCGCTGGTCGCCGACGGCGCCCGGGTGGTGATCTCCTCGCGGGACGAGCGGAATGTCGCGGACGCGGTCGCCGGGCTCGGCGGGCCGGAGCACGCCGTCGGGGTGACCGCCGACCTGGCCGATCCGGGCACGCCTCGCGAGCTGGTCGATGTGACCTCGGAGCGATACGGCCGGCTGGACGGCGCGCTGATCTCGGTGGGCGGTCCGATGCGCGGCACCGCCGCCGGGCTGACCGACGAGCAGTGGACGGCCGGGTTCGAGACGGTGTTCCTGGGTTCGGTGCGGGCCGCCCGCACGTTCGCGGCGGCGCTGCCCGAGGGCGGCGCGATCGGCCTGGTGCTGTCCACCTCGGTGAAGTCGCCGCTGACCGGTCTGGGTCTGTCGAACGGGCTGCGGCCGGGCCTGGCGATGGTGGCCAAGGACATGGCCGACGAGTTCGCCCCGCGCGGGGTGCGGGTGCTGAGCCTGCTGCCGGGCCGGATCATGACCGACCGCAACCGGGAGTTGTTCCAGGCCACCGGCGATGCGGCGACCGCGGCGGCGGAGGCGGCCGCGTCGGTGCCGCTGGGCCGGCTGGGCGAGCCCGCCGAGTTCGGCCGGGTGGCCGCGTTCCTGCTCTCCCCGGCGGCGAGCTACCTCACCGGGATCGCGGTGCCGGTCGACGGGGGTGCGCTGCGGACACTGTGA
- a CDS encoding nuclear transport factor 2 family protein — protein MSDFDTMVERYLAIWNETDADARRAAITDVFAEDVSYVDPIAAVRGQDELSGLIGAVHQQFPGLVFSLGGAVDAHHEQGRFTWHLGQPGQEPLVIGFDVAVLDGSGRIAQVFGFLDKVPA, from the coding sequence ATGAGTGACTTCGACACCATGGTCGAGCGGTACCTGGCGATCTGGAACGAGACCGACGCCGACGCCCGCCGGGCCGCGATCACGGACGTCTTCGCCGAGGACGTCAGCTATGTGGACCCGATCGCGGCGGTCCGCGGGCAGGACGAGCTGAGCGGGCTGATCGGGGCGGTGCACCAGCAGTTCCCGGGGCTCGTGTTCAGCCTCGGCGGGGCGGTGGACGCGCACCACGAGCAGGGCCGGTTCACCTGGCACCTGGGGCAGCCGGGACAGGAGCCGCTGGTCATCGGCTTCGACGTGGCGGTGCTGGACGGCTCCGGGCGGATCGCGCAGGTGTTCGGATTCCTGGACAAGGTCCCGGCTTAG
- a CDS encoding SDR family NAD(P)-dependent oxidoreductase produces MDLQLAGKRALVTGGSRGIGLRIARSLLAEGADVAIVARDGERLAKAAAELAAAGHPGRIVTVRLDTGDDASVRAGVQRVREQLGGIDILVNNAAVPGGGPGGPITPSQTTDRQFVDAVNVKVLGYLRTARAVAPDLIAQGWGRIINISGLAARLSGDFVATARNIGVAALTKNLADELGRHGVNVTVVHPGATVTERTPALIAAAAEQWGVTVDEAERRRAERTAIGREVTAEEVADVVTFLASPRSVAITGDAVTVGGGLIGPIHY; encoded by the coding sequence ATGGATTTGCAACTCGCCGGTAAGCGGGCACTGGTGACCGGGGGCAGCCGGGGGATCGGGCTGCGCATCGCGCGGTCGCTGCTCGCCGAGGGAGCCGATGTGGCGATCGTCGCACGTGACGGGGAACGGCTGGCCAAGGCCGCCGCCGAACTGGCGGCGGCGGGCCATCCCGGGCGGATCGTCACGGTGCGGCTCGACACCGGTGACGACGCGTCGGTGCGGGCCGGTGTGCAGCGGGTTCGCGAGCAGCTCGGGGGCATCGACATTCTGGTCAACAACGCGGCGGTGCCCGGCGGCGGGCCGGGTGGCCCGATCACGCCGTCGCAGACCACCGACCGGCAGTTCGTCGACGCGGTCAATGTCAAGGTGCTGGGATATCTGCGCACCGCCCGCGCCGTGGCGCCCGACCTGATCGCCCAGGGCTGGGGCCGGATCATCAACATCTCCGGCCTGGCCGCCCGGCTCAGCGGCGACTTCGTCGCGACCGCCCGCAACATCGGTGTGGCCGCGCTCACCAAGAACCTCGCCGACGAACTCGGCCGGCACGGTGTCAACGTCACGGTCGTGCACCCCGGCGCCACCGTCACCGAGCGCACGCCCGCGCTGATCGCGGCGGCCGCCGAGCAGTGGGGCGTCACCGTCGACGAGGCCGAACGGCGCCGGGCCGAGCGGACCGCGATCGGCCGCGAGGTGACCGCCGAGGAGGTGGCCGACGTGGTGACCTTCCTCGCTTCGCCGCGCAGCGTGGCCATCACCGGCGACGCCGTCACGGTCGGCGGTGGCCTCATCGGCCCGATCCACTACTGA
- a CDS encoding enoyl-CoA hydratase/isomerase family protein has protein sequence MTADNAAGEVGVRYEQDGPVATVTLCRPDVLNAQTPAMWSELSDISRKLPGDVRVVIVRAEGRAFSAGLDLSVARGDGDSSLARLAQLSATDCADRIAGFQTAFTWLRSPSIVSIAAVQGHAIGAGFQLALNCDMRVLADDARFSMAEVTLGLVPDLGGTKRLTELVGPSRALEICVTGRRIPADEADRVGLATAVVPRADLDAAVADLAAAVLAGDRNAVAEIKGLLAGASGRSYPEQDRAEREAQTRRLAELSGRGE, from the coding sequence GTGACGGCGGACAACGCCGCCGGCGAGGTCGGCGTCCGTTACGAACAGGACGGGCCGGTCGCGACGGTAACGTTGTGCCGGCCCGACGTTCTCAATGCACAGACCCCGGCCATGTGGTCGGAGCTGAGCGACATTTCCCGGAAATTGCCTGGCGACGTCCGCGTCGTCATTGTGCGAGCCGAAGGCCGCGCGTTTTCCGCCGGCCTGGATCTGTCGGTCGCCCGCGGCGACGGCGATTCTTCACTGGCTCGTCTGGCGCAGTTGTCCGCCACCGACTGCGCGGATCGGATAGCCGGCTTCCAGACCGCGTTCACGTGGTTGCGAAGTCCGTCCATCGTGTCCATCGCCGCCGTTCAGGGCCATGCGATCGGCGCCGGGTTCCAGCTTGCGCTGAACTGCGACATGCGGGTGCTCGCCGACGACGCACGGTTCTCCATGGCGGAGGTCACCCTCGGCCTGGTGCCCGACCTGGGTGGGACGAAACGGCTCACCGAGCTGGTCGGCCCGTCCCGGGCACTGGAGATCTGTGTGACCGGCCGGCGGATCCCGGCGGACGAGGCCGACCGGGTCGGCCTCGCCACCGCGGTGGTGCCGCGTGCCGACCTGGACGCGGCGGTCGCCGATCTGGCCGCCGCCGTCCTGGCCGGCGACCGGAACGCGGTGGCCGAGATCAAGGGCCTGCTGGCCGGTGCCTCCGGGCGGAGCTATCCGGAGCAGGACCGGGCCGAACGGGAGGCACAGACCCGCCGGCTCGCCGAACTCTCCGGACGCGGGGAGTAA
- a CDS encoding TetR/AcrR family transcriptional regulator, which produces MPRVSQDQLDARRHEILTAARGCFARFGYEGATVRRLEEATGMSRGAIFHHFRDKESLFLAVAEDDAVTMAETVTRNGLVQVMRDLLDRAGTSDGDTAGWLGTQLEVSHRLRTDPAFATRWAQRAAAIADATHERLQRQREAGVLRQDVPVEVLTQFLELAYDGLVLHLATGRPPGDLARVLDLVEDAVRRH; this is translated from the coding sequence GTGCCCAGGGTAAGCCAGGACCAGCTCGACGCCCGCCGCCACGAGATCCTCACGGCGGCGCGCGGCTGTTTCGCGCGGTTCGGCTACGAGGGGGCCACCGTCCGCCGCCTGGAGGAGGCGACGGGCATGTCCCGCGGCGCGATTTTCCACCATTTTCGTGACAAGGAGTCGCTGTTCCTGGCGGTTGCCGAGGATGACGCGGTCACCATGGCCGAGACCGTCACCCGCAACGGTCTCGTCCAGGTGATGCGCGACCTGCTCGACCGGGCCGGCACCAGCGACGGCGACACGGCCGGCTGGCTCGGCACCCAGCTGGAGGTGTCCCACCGGCTGCGCACCGACCCGGCGTTCGCCACAAGGTGGGCGCAGCGGGCGGCCGCGATCGCCGACGCCACCCACGAGCGGTTGCAGCGCCAGCGGGAGGCCGGGGTGCTGCGCCAGGACGTGCCGGTCGAGGTGCTCACCCAGTTCCTGGAGCTGGCCTATGACGGCCTCGTCCTCCACCTGGCCACCGGCCGCCCGCCGGGCGACCTGGCGCGGGTGCTGGACCTGGTGGAGGACGCCGTCCGCCGGCACTAA
- the mug gene encoding G/U mismatch-specific DNA glycosylase — translation MLGPGLRVLFSGINPSLYSAETGHHFARPGNRFWPTLHGAGFTDRLLHPSEQHLLPALGLGITNVVARPTARADELSRDELTAGGQVLTDLVRREHPSFLAVLGVTAYRAAFARPRARIGRQPDLLGGVPVWVLPNPSGLNAHFQLPDLIREFTALREAAF, via the coding sequence GTGCTCGGTCCCGGCCTGCGGGTGCTGTTCTCCGGCATCAACCCCAGCCTGTATTCGGCCGAGACCGGTCACCATTTCGCCCGCCCCGGCAACCGTTTCTGGCCGACGTTGCACGGCGCCGGTTTCACCGACCGGCTCCTGCACCCGTCGGAGCAGCATCTGCTGCCCGCGCTGGGCCTGGGCATCACCAACGTCGTCGCGCGGCCTACGGCCCGCGCGGACGAGCTGTCCCGCGACGAACTGACCGCCGGTGGTCAGGTTCTCACCGATCTGGTACGCCGTGAGCACCCGAGTTTCCTCGCCGTGCTGGGGGTGACGGCGTATCGTGCCGCCTTCGCCCGCCCCCGCGCACGGATCGGCCGCCAGCCGGACCTGCTCGGCGGCGTCCCGGTCTGGGTCCTGCCGAACCCGAGCGGCCTGAACGCCCACTTCCAGCTCCCCGACCTGATCCGCGAGTTCACCGCCCTGCGCGAAGCCGCCTTCTAG